TTCGTGCATCTGCCCGACTTGATGTCAAACAACGGCCATGAATTGCCCGGCCAGCGCGCCGGGTTTTACGGCCCCGCGTTCGATCCGCTCGTTGCTGGCGACCCCAGTGCCGCGAACTACCAGGTGCCGGGCTTGGAACTGGCCGCGGACGTGAATCTCGATCGCATCGCTGCGCGGCGAACATTGCTCGATCGATTGAATCGCGCCGGCGCGACGCCCATCCGCGATCCGGAGGCCGACGCCCTCGCCACGCACCAGGCCAAGGCCTATGACCTGCTGACCTCGGAAGGCACGCGACGCGCGTTCGATATCGCCCGCGAACCGACTTGGATGCGCGAGCGTTACGGCCTGCCGGATCGCATCGATCGCTCGGTCGAAGCCCGCAAGTTCGGCGGTTTGCCGCACGTCGGGCAATGCTTGTTGCTTGCGCGCCGCTTGATCGAAGCCGGCGTGCGGCTGGTCACCGTGGCCAGCGGCCGGCGCTTTGATCAGGCCTGGGATACGCATCGCGATCATTTTCCGCTTTTGAAACGCTCGCTCTTGCCGTACTTGGATCGTGCACTTGCGGCGCTGTTGGAAGACCTGGCATTGCGCGGCATGTTGGAGGAAACGCTCGTCGTCGCCATGGGCGAATTCGGCCGCACGCCGCGACTCGGCCAGATCACCAGTTCCGCCGGCGCGGCCGCCAATGGGCGCGACCACTGGCCGCACTGCTACACAGTAGTTTTGGCGGGCGGCGGCATTCGCGGCGGCGCGATCTATGGTGCATCGGACCGACATGCCGCTTACCCGGCCAGCGATCCCGTCACGCCGGAAGACATCGCCGCGACGATTTATCACGCCCTCGGGATCGACCCGGAAACTCGAATCACCGATCCGCAAGGCCGGCCCCACACCGTCGCGGAAGGTCGCGTGATTCAGGAGTTGTTCGGCTAGCCGCGCGCGAATTCGTCGTTATTCTTGAAATGAACCGCCGCCGGCCGTAGCGTGTCCTGCTCGACGCCACGTTCGCCAGCTTTCGCGCTGCGACGAGTTCGTTCCTTTGTACTGAAAGCCTGCATGTACGTCCCGAAATCATTCGCCGTCGACGATCGCCAGCGCATCGACGCGTTTATCGAAACGAACAGCTTCGCCACGTTGATCACGACGGTCAAAGGCCGGCCCGAGGCGACGCACCTGCCGCTGCTGCTCGACGCGACTGTCGGCGAACAAGGCGTCCTGTTCGGCCACATCGCCCGGGCGAACGACCAATGGCGCAGCGGTGACGTGACAGCCCTGGCGATCTTCGCCGGTCCGCACGCCTATATCTCGCCCAGCTACTACCAAGCGCCGAACACCGTCCCCACCTGGAACTATGTAGCCGTGCATACGTACGGACAACTGTCGTTCTTTGACGACGAACCATCGCT
The nucleotide sequence above comes from Planctomycetia bacterium. Encoded proteins:
- a CDS encoding DUF1501 domain-containing protein, whose protein sequence is MFALHEISRRGMLQAGTLGLLGLNLPKLLAAEGASARPGRARACILLFLEGGPAHQDLWDLKPEAPAEIRGEFQPIDTTTPSLQVCEHLPHLAKQTHRIALVRSVHHEVVDHNAGAYYALTGRSPTRGGNLIIKDEPDNFPPLGAVCAKLRPTDASLPSFVHLPDLMSNNGHELPGQRAGFYGPAFDPLVAGDPSAANYQVPGLELAADVNLDRIAARRTLLDRLNRAGATPIRDPEADALATHQAKAYDLLTSEGTRRAFDIAREPTWMRERYGLPDRIDRSVEARKFGGLPHVGQCLLLARRLIEAGVRLVTVASGRRFDQAWDTHRDHFPLLKRSLLPYLDRALAALLEDLALRGMLEETLVVAMGEFGRTPRLGQITSSAGAAANGRDHWPHCYTVVLAGGGIRGGAIYGASDRHAAYPASDPVTPEDIAATIYHALGIDPETRITDPQGRPHTVAEGRVIQELFG
- a CDS encoding FMN-binding negative transcriptional regulator codes for the protein MYVPKSFAVDDRQRIDAFIETNSFATLITTVKGRPEATHLPLLLDATVGEQGVLFGHIARANDQWRSGDVTALAIFAGPHAYISPSYYQAPNTVPTWNYVAVHTYGQLSFFDDEPSLRDVLRRTVAKYEQPRETPWDWDESMEYSTRLLRDIVGLRLTIERIEAKWKLSQNHPAERRQRVIEALEARGGAMERDVAALMRED